TTCAATATATGGAGAGCTCCACAAAGAATATTTATAAATTTAAATGACAATAGTTGAAATTACTCAGATGACAAAAATTAAATATGTTTAAGTTGTGTTTCACTATTCTATTTTATGTAATAAAGTATTATATTCTATTATTGTTACATATCTTGTTTAATACATTTTTTATATTTAGTTATGATGTGCTCTTATTTCATGTTTAAATTTGCAGGTTTTCGCCTATGTTAGCTGCAATTACAAAGTATTCACAAACTTAAGTTAGGAAGAGATAATTAAAATGAGGGATTTACAAAATAAACTGTTTGCGGAATTAATAGTTAATGCGAGATTTTGAAAAAACGTCTGTGCAAACTGAGGGAAGGTTGGGATGGATAAATATTTGTCGTCGACTAAGAATGTCACTAGAATGATACACACAGTGTGTGATACACTGCTAACAAATATGGTCCATAACCAACATTAAATGTAAGCATTGAAAGAACTATGACAATTCAAAGAAAATTTATGGAACTTCTTACGACAACTGAACGTTTGGCATGCAATTATATAATAACACCAAAAATGCAAGAGTTATACCAAATTCTAGAATGATTTCAACCAGATCGAACATATTATCTGTTTTTCAGCGGATTTGTTGACGTTATTGATGGGACTCATGTATTCGTAAAAGTAAAGCACGAGTTACAAGGAATGCATTGGAATAATGTATCATTGAACATCATGGCGATGTGTGACTTGAATATGTTATTCACATATATAGAGAATGGAGCACTATGATCATGTCACAATACAATTGTTTTGACAATGGCACATCAAAGCAATTATGAGTTTTCTTTGCCTTCATTAGAGAAATATTATCTCTCATTGATTATGGATACCCATCGAGATACCATATGTCTCATTTCAACTATGTTCTCTCTCCAAATAATAAATATGAACTAATCAATCGTTATCATCTGTCTCTACGTTCTATAATTGAGACGACATTTGAAATTTGAAAAGAAAAAAATAGAGAATCTTTTAAAATTTTCAAGATATAGTATTCACATACAAAAGAGAATGGTTATGGAAATAGTGATATTACAAACTTTATATAAATCTCAAACTTTTTAGATAAAGATTTTTAATGTAATGCAAGACACAAAAATAAATAATAGATATTTTGAATATGACATGAGTGATAGGGAAACAATCAAGATAGCAAATGAAAAACAAATTGCACAAATAAAAGATAATATACTAATCTGTTATTGGAAATCAAACTACTCAATGTTTTTCTTGTATTGTATTGCACTTGATCAGTTTAATATATGAATGTTAAATTTTATTTTAAATCAGTTTTATTAATTAAGATTACAAATAATAATAAAATTATTACAAAATACGTAAAAAAATTTCTGTTTATTTTATATTAATAAAATATCTATTATGTACCGTTTATTTATTTTAGCAATCAAAATTTATTATATACCAAAAAATATTTTTCACCAGTCAACTACTATTTTGCACTGTTTATTTTTTAAATCGTATTTTATTCCGCTATTGTTGAAGTGTCCTCTACTTTAATTTTATACAGCTTTTTATAATTATATCATTATTATTCGGAGCAATAGTTTATTTTTGATACATAAATCTAAAATAATCAAAGTTTATATCTCGTTCAATTTTTTTTCATAACTCTCCCAGCAAAAACATTTTATTTCTAGAAAAAAAAGAAGAAAATAGCACCTTTATTTATAAATCATCATCCTAAGGAAGGGCATAATGGTCTTTATTTAAGTATTGCGGAAGCCCTAATAATGAGGTATATATAAACGTCGCCGAAAACACACTAGCAGACCTCTTTCGTGTTTTAGCTTGCAGAGATCGTCACTTCTTGAAGGCGGCTTCTCCTCACGCATCTCATCTCCGCTAATCACAATGGTAATTAGGGTTTCAAAATTCCATTTCTCTCTTCTAAGTTCTAAGGAAGTTAGTAGCTTAAGTCAATGTTAAGATACGTGAAATGTTTGCGTCTATCTGATGTGGAATGTTTGTTATGGTGTGTAGTCTCTGGTCGCGAATGAGGAGTTTCAGCACATTCTCCGTGTGCTTAACACAAATGTCGATGGGAAGCAGAAGATCATGTTCGCCCTTACCTCAATCAAGGGTATTGGGAGGCGTTTGGCAAACATCGTCTGCAAGAAAGCAGATGTCGACATGAACAAGAGGTTTACTTTCTCTCTCCCTCTTACTCTTATGTTTGTCTGCTTTAAGAAATCATTGGCCAAAATTTTTGGTTCTTTTGTCTTTTCGGCCTTGGTTTGTTTATCTGTGTAACCATTATAGTTGTAGAATCGCTGGTTTCGTGTTATGTAATGCTCTTGGTTTCCACTTTGTTGTCCTAACATTGTCTTTAAAACCTTTGGTTTCCTTTGACTCTGTGGCCGTTGTTTGTTTGTTTGTTTGTCAGTGTAACCATCATAACTCTAGATTAGCTAGTCTTGTAAGTTCTTCTGTATACTAATTTACGCTTCATGTTTTGATCTCGTTCTGGTTCAGGGCTGGTGAGCTATCTGCAGCTGAGATCGACAACCTGATGACGATTGTTGCCAACCCGAAGCAGTACAAGATCCCAGACTGGTTCTTGAACAGGCAGAAGGACTACAAGGACGGCAAGTACTCCCAAGTTGTCTCCAATGCCCTTGACATGAAGCTCAGGGACGATCTCGAGCGTCTCAAGAAGATCAGGTAAACTAAATACTAATCTCGATCATTACATAAACTGTGTTCTCTTGGGGTTTGAATTGAATGGTATTTGTAACGGTTGTTTTGTATTTTCTTACAACGCACAGGAACCACCGTGGGCTGAGACACTACTGGGGTCTCCGTGTCCGCGGACAGCACACCAAGACAACCGGTCGCAGAGGAAAGACCGTTGGTGTCTCAAAGAAGCGTTAAGCAAGCCACATGTTTTGCTAGTTACTGCTGCTTTATTGGATATGCTTCATATGAACCGGCTTTGATTTATGTTTCTGCTTCGAACTAGTTTATGTGTTGCTTTTGGATATTTGAAATAGTTTATGTCACTTTTGGATCTTCCAAATAGCTTGTGTGATACTTTTGGTTCTTCTTGTCCTCTCTTATTATCTTTTCCATTGGTTAAATCTGTTTTTACTCTCCATTGTTATCGACCATGGATTTGAAGCCTTTACAGCATGAAAAGGCTTTTTCCTCGTATTGGTTAAATCTGTTTTTACTTTAGTAAGTCATATTATAGAAAATAATGGTAAAAAATCAATTTGTTTATAGCAACTGTGGCACATATGTAAAGACTAGTTCCTCGTATTGAAAAAATAAAAATTGAAATGCTAGGATTTTTCAATATTCAGCTAAAAAAGAATACTAAAACATATGATGTATAAAAAGGGTGCCATGTATGTAGTGAGAGACTCATCATTAATTCTGCTTAACGCTTGCTAAGCTTTTAACCTTGGTCCTTCATCAGAATCATCTCCATTTTTCTGTTGACGGGTCGTTGGAAGAGAATAGCTCTTCTTCTCCTTACCACCCGGCTTGGACGAGGCATTACCGTACCAGATCATCCCCAGCACTGCAATTATCATGCCGAGAACCACGTGCAGGTTTAGACCATCTCTGTCAAAGAAGAAGAAGCCCATTGTCAGCACCAAGATCGTCTTCATATGGCCCAGGACTTGGAACGACACCGCCGTGAATCTCCCTATACAAATGAACTGGCTGAGGTTTGTCCCAATAGCTATTGTGCACGAGAGGGTTATAAACATCTGCACAATCATCACAGCTTAGTTACACAATTGCATAAGCGAAACGTAAATGGTCTGTATATTGATTTGAGTGGGCACTTTACCAGAGAGACAACGTTGTAGTCATACATGTCTACTCGTTTTTCTGTCAGCCAAAAGTCGAGAAATGGACCGACTATCAACAACGTTGCAGCTTGGGCCGGAGCAGTATGACCCAGTAGGTTGAATGAGGTAAGCGAATACTTTCGCTGAAGATAATGCACATACTGCAAATAAAAAAAGACAGAAACTTTATGTGAATCTTTAGTTATAAAAGAAGTTATGTTACTTTGGAAGCTCTGAGAACTTACGTATTGTTGCAAAGCAGTACTCCAGACAGCAACAAAAGCAGCAACGAAGCCTTTGGTGTTGACACTAACATCAGTGACAGTGCAAACACCAACACCCACAAGAACAAGTCCTATGCTAAGCTTCGTGTCTCTCGAGTAACGAATCTTATCGAACACTACTTCCAACAGGCAAGCTACAGGAATCATGCTAAGCTTTGCAATCTGACAAACAAAAAAATTAAAGGATTAAGACAGCGACAAAGAATCAAACAGGTTTTGCAAGAATCTTTACCTGATAAAACCCAACGGAGTTCCACATAAGACTAACATTCATCCCAACGATCGAAAAGTTTGCAAATAGAATGAACTTAAGAAGCTCTGTGAAGGGAAGATGAGAAGGCTGAATGTAGCCTAGACATCTTAGAACAAGTGTCATAAGTGTGGTCGTGGCGAAATGTAGACCGGTCAAGGTTGTTGCTGCAGTGAAATCGAAAATGTAAGATACATACACAAAGAAACGAAGAGAGATGATGAGATCAAAACAAAATTGAGATATTATTACCGAAGCTAAAGCCGTAAGTAGCCATTAAAGCTTTATTGACAATGATGATTCCGACAGAAGTAACGACATTGAACATCCAGGCAGCAGCATCTACGGTTGCTTTTTTGTTTGCTTTACTACCGGGAGCCATTGTTGCTTTGGTCTTTTTCTTCTTTCTTCGTCTTCGATTGCAAAATCTCAAACAAACATTCTCCAGACAAAATCCTACAACAGAGTTTAATTAAAACGAAGCAAAACTATTTGAAACAAAAAACTAATTCCCCAATGAGGATCAGATCGGATCTAGAGGAATCGTCTAATGGATCTACTGTACAATAGGATCCGGCGAAATGATGTCATCAAATCAGAGGAATTCAAAAGGGATACAATAGATCGAGGGAAGGTACCTGGAGAAGAACAAAACGCGGTAGCAAAAATGATCAGAAGGCAGCGCGGCTGTCGACGTTGGTTTCTCTCTTTTCTATTTTTGAGTTGAAGAGTGCGCTTAAGTACAGTGATCTCCTCATCATTACATTTCCACAATAAAAAAGAAAAGAATAATTAAGATGTGTTTTTTTTTTCTTTACCAAAAGAGATGAGTTTTTTTTTTTTCACTAGAAGTGTAACAACCTAAACCGAATCATCAAATCCAAATTGGTGGAGTTGGATCACCAATTCTCTAAGCTGTAGAAAAACTTCGAGCTAACTCATTGGTCTTTCTATTGTTTGATCGCTAAATCTTTTAAACTTTTTATAGACCAAAAATGAGATAATATCCTAATAACTTTTTTTTTTGTCTCGTTGGTCTTTGTATTGTTTGCTTTTCATATTTGTTTGATCACTAAATCTTTTAATTTTTTTTTATAGCGATTAAACTTTTTAGTGTAGATGGAAAAAACAGGTCATTCTGCTTGTACTGATACAACACCAAAGTCAAAACAGTCTATGTATGACTCATATAAACGTTTCCAATTTTGCATGTAGATGTGTGAAACGACGTCTAACATTCTTCACTCCCATCCATGCTGCTTTGACACCTTCCTTTTTGCATAACCACCCTTGTCCTGAAAAACTACGTTTCCTTCCAAGTAACAAGTAACAACACCACCATTCTCTGTATTCATCTCTTTTAGAGAGAAATCAACTAATATTTTTGCCTTTGTTGATATCTTTTTCGGGTTTCTTTCCATAGTTTATCTTCCACTTCTACAAATATTTGCATTCCTATCTTTATAGTTAAAAAAATATTATTCATGTTCTATCGAGAGTAATTAACATATTGTGAATCTTTTGAATTCTTCAAAACATGTAATCCATATTAGTGAACATCGATTCTCTTGGAAATATTTTTGGGCTGGAAGGTGTATTTGAAAGAGTCCATTTATAATTAACTAGAGTAAACTCGAGAAACACATGATTATTGATTTTTCCTCAGCTCCATATCGTACACATTGCACATTGTATACTACGTGCGTTCAAGAGAAGTTTAACAATGCCTTAATATAATTTGTCAAATAAAATGTTATCTTTGGTGGACATTGTAATTTCCAAGAGAAGTTTAACAATGCCTTAACATCAACCCTATTAAAAATATATTTATATTTATTTGGTTACAGCTGTTCCAACTATTAACCCGAGTTTATCGTATAATTTCCACACTTTGTATCATTTTAGCCATATGAACATGGTTTGGAATACTCGCTAAATGATAGTATACTTTTGATAATAGTCACATCCTCTCGGGTAATAAGCTCATTTAATA
The DNA window shown above is from Brassica oleracea var. oleracea cultivar TO1000 chromosome C3, BOL, whole genome shotgun sequence and carries:
- the LOC106336066 gene encoding 40S ribosomal protein S18; protein product: MSLVANEEFQHILRVLNTNVDGKQKIMFALTSIKGIGRRLANIVCKKADVDMNKRAGELSAAEIDNLMTIVANPKQYKIPDWFLNRQKDYKDGKYSQVVSNALDMKLRDDLERLKKIRNHRGLRHYWGLRVRGQHTKTTGRRGKTVGVSKKR
- the LOC106336065 gene encoding UDP-galactose transporter 2-like, producing the protein MAPGSKANKKATVDAAAWMFNVVTSVGIIIVNKALMATYGFSFATTLTGLHFATTTLMTLVLRCLGYIQPSHLPFTELLKFILFANFSIVGMNVSLMWNSVGFYQIAKLSMIPVACLLEVVFDKIRYSRDTKLSIGLVLVGVGVCTVTDVSVNTKGFVAAFVAVWSTALQQYYVHYLQRKYSLTSFNLLGHTAPAQAATLLIVGPFLDFWLTEKRVDMYDYNVVSLMFITLSCTIAIGTNLSQFICIGRFTAVSFQVLGHMKTILVLTMGFFFFDRDGLNLHVVLGMIIAVLGMIWYGNASSKPGGKEKKSYSLPTTRQQKNGDDSDEGPRLKA